A section of the Maylandia zebra isolate NMK-2024a linkage group LG8, Mzebra_GT3a, whole genome shotgun sequence genome encodes:
- the LOC101481506 gene encoding glycylpeptide N-tetradecanoyltransferase 2-like — protein MAESKYDEKLPDDKNSSFKKSKKKKKGDDAWRPQGPRDPFAMLDALPENKQQEIQRALHLFSLEPGLPKTLQQAKKHTYCFWDTQPVPKLGDSITTHGPIVEGEASIRKEPYSLPQGFSWDTLDPSSPPVLRELCSLLNENYMEEDDNTTRFDFSLEYLQWALQPPNWVAHWHCGVRVDANKKLVGFIAAVPADVRIYEMERRVVQVKFLCVHKKLRLKRMTPVLIRELARRVNQQGLCQAVYTTGIVLPTPISSCRLWHRPLNPRKLMEVNHPALRQSMNLQRALKFNRLPEVTKVQGLRPMTREDIPGIHSLLQTNFCKFHLSPILSLQDVEHLLLPRENVIDTYVVEGDNGALTDIVSFYSFSSRVLNHPVHTSLRGARLLYVVSTRTKLVDLMEDTLVLAKSKGCDVFSAIDVMDNKSFLEKLKFSVIDQSVHYYLYNWMCPNMSPDKVGLVFPN, from the exons ATGGCTGAGTCAAAGTA tGATGAGAAGCTGCCAGATGACAAGAATAGTAGCTTTAAGAagagcaaaaagaagaaaaagggggACGATGCCTGGAGACCACAGGGGCCAAGAGACCCATTCGccatg CTGGATGCTTTGCCAGAGAACAAGCAGCAGGAGATCCAGAGAGCCCTTCACCTCTTCTCCTTGGAGCCAGGTCTGCCAAAGACCCTGCAGCAGGCCAAAAAACACACCTACTGCTTTTGGGACACGCAACCTGTCCCTAAACTGG GTGACAGCATTACAACTCATGGCCCAATAGTAGAGGGTGAGGCAAGTATCCGGAAGGAGCCCTACTCACTACCTCAGGGCTTCTCCTGGGACACTCTGGACCCGAGCAGCCCTCCAGTG TTGAGAGAACTATGCAGTCTGCTAAATGAGAACTACATGGAAGAAGATGATAACACGACCAGATTTGACTTCTCTCTGGAATATCTGCAGTG GGCTCTACAGCCTCCTAACTGGGTGGCTCACTGGCACTGCGGTGTGAGAGTAGACGCCAATAAGAAGTTAGTCGGCTTCATCGCTGCTGTTCCTGCAGATGTTCGCATTTATGAGAT GGAGAGGCGGGTGGTACAGGTCAAATTCCTGTGTGTTCATAAGAAGCTCCGCCTCAAGCGAATGACTCCAGTGCTGATCCGAGAGCTCGCCAGACGGGTCAACCAGCAGGGGCTCTGCCAGGCTGTCTACACCACTGGCATAGTACTGCCCACACCAATAAGCTCCTGCAG ACTTTGGCATCGCCCACTTAATCCTCGTAAGCTGATGGAGGTCAACCACCCAGCACTGAGACAGAGCATGAACCTGCAGAGAGCTCTGAAGTTCAACCGCTTACCTGAG GTGACAAAAGTGCAAGGTCTGCGCCCTATGACCAGAGAAGATATCCCGGGGATACATTCACTACTCCAGACAAACTTCTGCAAGTTTCACCTCAGCCCCATCTTATCCCTGCAAGATGTAGAGCATCTGTTGCTGCCGAGGGAGAATGTGATCGACACCTATGTGGTCGAG GGTGATAATGGTGCCCTGACAGATATAGTGAGTTTCTATAGCTTCTCCTCGAGAGTGCTGAATCACCCGGTCCACACAAGCCTCAGAGGAGCTCGCCTCCTTTATGTTGTCTCTACTAGAACGAAGCTGGTCGACCTAATGGAGGACACCCTGGTCCTGGCAAAGTCT AAAGGTTGTGACGTCTTCTCTGCCATCGATGTGATGGACAACAAGAGTTTCCTGGAGAAGCTCAAGTTCAGTGTCATTGACCAGAGTGTTCATTACTACTTGTACAACTGGATGTGTCCTAATATGAGCCCAGACAAG GTTGGCCTTGTGTTCCCAAACTGA